A segment of the Pirellulales bacterium genome:
TCATGCCGTCGGGCAAGCCCGGCTGATTCTGCTTGACCCAAGGCGTGGTGTCGAAAAACACGCGCCCCTTGCCGAGGGTGCCGTCGGCTTCGACCGGATAGGCCATCCACACCGGATTGTTCGGATCGCTGTTGGCGACGTACAGCGTTTTTTCGTCGGGGGAAAAGCAAAGACCGTTGGGCCGGGCCAATTCCTTGGTCATCACTTCCAGCTTCCCGTCGGCCGAGAGCCGAAACAGGCCGCAAAAATCCAGTTCGCGCGCCGGATCGTCCCAGTTTTTCTCGAGCCCATAGGGCGGGTCCGTGAAATAAAGATCGCCGTTGGACTTGTAAATCAAGTCGTTCGGACTGTTGAGCCGCTTGCCGCGGTAGCGGTCGGCCAAGACGGTTTGCGTGCCGTCTTTTTCTAATCGCGCGATGCGCCGGGCGCCGTGTTGGCACATCACGATGCGGCCTTGTGCGTCGGTGATGAGCGCGTTGGAGCCGGTTTCGCCGCCGCGCGGCTTCTCTTTCATTTCGAAATAGCCCGACGGCTCGAGAAACACGCTGAGTTTGTCCGCATGCCATTTCATGATCCGATTGCGCGGAATATCGGAGAACAACAGATATCCGCCGTCGCGAATCCAGACTGGTCCTTCGCTCCACACGAAGCCTTCGGCAAGTTTTTCTAACTTGGCATCCTTGGGAATGAGCCGGTCGAAACGCGAATCGAAGCCGCGTATCTGTCCGAACGTCGGATGCTCGTGCAGCGCATGCGGCTCGGCCTGCGGCGGCGGTTCGTCGGCTTGAACCGCGGTGGGCAAAATAACCGCGGCACACGCGGCGAGCGAGAGCCCCAGTGCCCAAAACAATGGCCGAATCAATTCAACGTTCGCCATGAAAATTCTCCGAATGGATTTCGACGGGCCGCCTGTTTTGCACGTGCCAACAGTATAACCAAAAACGCTGTCAACGCTCGCTTTCGATCGCGGCGAGTGCAAGATCCATCCCGTCGATCTTTCGCATCCTTGCTGCGCGGACCAAGCCCGGCGAGCGATGTCAAGACGAGCCGGCGCGAAATTATTGCGGGTTGCCAGTGCTCAAAAAAAAATCACCCTTTGTCGCTTGGCCGGTTTGGCATAAAATCAACCGGCAGTGGTGAACAGTTTTTGCTCTTCTGTCTCCGCTCGTCCGCAAGAAGGAATCCTACGCCGTGTTGTCCGTTCGACCGAAGGTTGCCGAGTTGTTGTTTCATGTTTATGGACGCGCGTTGCACCCCGAGCTTTTCGAGGTCCATTCCTCACGCTCCGTCGAGCGCGGCGGCTATCAGGCGACGATCAATATCACGAGCGCCGGTCACGTCGTCGCTTGGCGCTACCAAGGCATCACGCTCACGGAAGTGGCCGCCAGCGCCCAGCATCCGCTGCCGCAAAAGCGCCGGCTGCTCTCCTATCTGCTGAAGGGGGAGCGCAACGATCGCGTCGAATGCCGCGGCGGCGTGCGCTACCAGATGAGCTTCCAACTCGAGACCGTCGATCCCCAACTTTTCTGGACGTTTCAACAGGAACTAGCTCTCGACGGAAAGCACCAGGGCATGCTCCACCGCTTCGATTCCAGTGGCCGAATGGCGCTGGGCGCGCTGAGCTACATCAACGTGGAAACGCGCAACCGCAGCTTGCTAGTGCAAGCGTTTCACACTTTCCCCGACGACTACGCGATCGTCAAAAGCCAGTCGCTATTCGAGTTGCCATAACGCGAAGCGACGTATCGATCCCGCCTGAAAGGCCGATTCTGCCAGCCCAGGCCGGAGCCGCCCAAGCGGCGGAGGCCTGGCGCAACCGCCCCGCACGACGCGTCGGCCCGACAGGGCCGTTCAATGCGATGCGAATCGTGAAACGACCCCTTCAGCTCCGCCGCTCGCGCGGCTCCGCCCCGGGTTGGTGGAATGAGCCCGTCAGGCTCAGATTTGTCGATTCGCTATC
Coding sequences within it:
- a CDS encoding DUF2617 family protein — encoded protein: MLSVRPKVAELLFHVYGRALHPELFEVHSSRSVERGGYQATINITSAGHVVAWRYQGITLTEVAASAQHPLPQKRRLLSYLLKGERNDRVECRGGVRYQMSFQLETVDPQLFWTFQQELALDGKHQGMLHRFDSSGRMALGALSYINVETRNRSLLVQAFHTFPDDYAIVKSQSLFELP
- a CDS encoding SMP-30/gluconolactonase/LRE family protein gives rise to the protein MANVELIRPLFWALGLSLAACAAVILPTAVQADEPPPQAEPHALHEHPTFGQIRGFDSRFDRLIPKDAKLEKLAEGFVWSEGPVWIRDGGYLLFSDIPRNRIMKWHADKLSVFLEPSGYFEMKEKPRGGETGSNALITDAQGRIVMCQHGARRIARLEKDGTQTVLADRYRGKRLNSPNDLIYKSNGDLYFTDPPYGLEKNWDDPARELDFCGLFRLSADGKLEVMTKELARPNGLCFSPDEKTLYVANSDPNNPVWMAYPVEADGTLGKGRVFFDTTPWVKQNQPGLPDGMKADRDGNLFATGPGGLHVFSPDGTHLGVVDTGERTSNCNWGDDGSTLYITVHMYLARIKTTTKGNPGGPKK